In Chitinophaga oryzae, the sequence CTTCATGCAGTTTGTACATGGTTTCGGCAGGCAGTTCGGCGGATTGTTTGGCGTCATACAGTTCCGGGAAGAAATCGTGCAGGTTATCGCGGCCGTGCTGCATGACAAACAGGGCGTTGGCCTGGTTGTTCCAGTCGAGGCCTACTACGTTACGCAGACCGGTGGCATACCGTTTACCGTTATGGTATCCCTGGTTCAGTTCATTGGCTTTGAATATCCAGATGCCGCCAGCGGAATCCAGCAGGGGACAGGGCTGCATGCCCGGAGAGCCTTTAGTGCGGTCTTTCTCCTGGCAGGCGTTGGACGGCGCCCCTATATTCACATAGAGGTTACCGTTATTATCCAGGGCAATGGATTTTGAATTGTGCTGGCCGCGGTCTATCAGGCCGCTGACAAGCGTGTCCGGATGCTGCGGGTCGGCCACTTCCTGCTGATCGTTCAGTTTGTAGCGGAACACGCTGGTGTTGGAAGAGGCGTACAGGTAGCCGTCTTTGATGGCTATGCCGGTACCGCCGAAAGGCGCAAATGCGGAGCGTTCATCTGCGCGGCCGTCACCGTTTTTATCTTTCAGCACCACGATGGCGTTGCCGTTGACCGGGTTTTCCAGTTTTACATATACGACCCCGTTCTGGCTGACGGTCAGGTGCCGGGCGTTGCCGGTACTATCGGCAAAACGAAGCGCGCCAAAGCCTTGCGGCAGTTCCAGTCCTGCATTGCCGGTATCGGCGGCCGGCTCTTTGGGCGTTTCTTTGACAGGGTTGTTGTTACAGCTGTGCAGCACCAGCATGGCAGACGGTAATAAAAGGCCCAGGGCTACCGTCCTGAAAACCCGCTTGTCTGACCGCATGGGCCATAATCCTGTTTTCATAGTATTGTGTTTAGTGCTAAAAAATTTCATTTTCCTATGTCCGTAACCGTTGACGACCATAAAAAGTACGAAATTAATAGAAGATGCAGAAAAAAATATGACACACGGAGCAGGCTCCGTAAGCAGCAGATGGAGATGTGTACAACGGTATCGTCAGGCAGGGGTCTGAAAACGGGGCAGGTGCGCGGACAAAGCCTGATAGAGTTCGTTGAAATGCACCGGCTTCGAAATATAGGCACTGGCGCCGGCCAGCAGCAGCTCTTCCTTTACTGAAACAAAAGCGTCTCCCGACACCATCAGCACCGGTATGTCTTTCAGGAAACTGTCGCGTTGCAGGTGCCGCAGCAATTCCCGGCCATTCATGCCGGACATGTGCAGGTCGGTGATAACAATGTCCGGCCGCTCCAGCTGTATCCGGTGCAGCGCGTCTTCGCCATCATCACAAAGGGAGGGAATGATGCCCATGTGAGCTAGTATCCTGGTGAGCAGTGCGCTGCTGACAGGATCGTCTTCTATCACCAGCGCTGTTGCACCCGGAAATACATTCCGGCGGTAATGCTGCTTGATGGGCGTATGGCTGTTTTCCCGCGCTGCTTCCAGTGGCAGCGTGAAAGCGATGATGGTATGGGTGCCCATCTCATCCGGTTCCAGGTAAATCCGGCCACCCAGCAGTGTGACGAGGTGCTTGGTGATGGACAGTCCCAGCCCGGTAGCCTCGGTGATCTGGTTACGCTCCGACACAAATGCCTCGAAGATATGCCGGGCTTTTTCAGGATGAATGATGCCCTCGTTGATGACCCGGAAGAGGATCTCCTGTTGGTGGCGTTCGCAGGTAACAGATACAATGCTGTTGCCGGTGGCGAACTTCACCGCGTTGGACAGGAGGTTGTTGATGATTTTGGTTAGGATAATTTTATCGCTGCTGATAATGGCCGGTAG encodes:
- a CDS encoding PQQ-dependent sugar dehydrogenase; this encodes MKTGLWPMRSDKRVFRTVALGLLLPSAMLVLHSCNNNPVKETPKEPAADTGNAGLELPQGFGALRFADSTGNARHLTVSQNGVVYVKLENPVNGNAIVVLKDKNGDGRADERSAFAPFGGTGIAIKDGYLYASSNTSVFRYKLNDQQEVADPQHPDTLVSGLIDRGQHNSKSIALDNNGNLYVNIGAPSNACQEKDRTKGSPGMQPCPLLDSAGGIWIFKANELNQGYHNGKRYATGLRNVVGLDWNNQANALFVMQHGRDNLHDFFPELYDAKQSAELPAETMYKLHEGFNGGWPYIYYDQVQQKKIVCPEYGGDGKKAVTDKYDDPVATFPGHLAPNALLFYTGSMFPERYKNGAFIAFHGSWNRAPEPQQGFFVAFVPFKDGAPSGKWEVFAKGFAGKENIAAPGDAAHRPCGLAQGPDGSLYVSDDKMGTIYRIVYKP